Proteins from a genomic interval of Chrysiogenia bacterium:
- a CDS encoding helix-turn-helix transcriptional regulator: MKGTPGLAEFRIRRKIQQKELAFEAGIRRPLLSKIESGRVNPSIEEVRAIARALGVSQAEVLACLKIQGSRVWKRRRERT; this comes from the coding sequence ATGAAAGGGACGCCAGGACTCGCGGAGTTTCGCATCCGCCGCAAGATCCAGCAGAAGGAGCTTGCCTTTGAGGCCGGGATTCGCAGGCCGCTTCTCTCGAAGATCGAGAGCGGGCGCGTGAATCCCTCCATCGAAGAAGTGCGCGCCATTGCGCGGGCCCTGGGCGTCTCCCAAGCGGAGGTGCTGGCATGTCTGAAGATTCAGGGTTCGAGAGTCTGGAAGAGACGCAGGGAGCGGACGTAG
- a CDS encoding DsrE family protein — translation MSKTLFILNDPPYGTERSYNALRLAGALSRKEGEEVKVFLIGDAAACAKKDQKVPQGYYNLEQMLLIVSRHKGEIGVCGTCMDARGITDSELAEGTRRGTLEYLTGWTQWAEKVLVF, via the coding sequence ATGAGCAAGACGCTCTTCATTCTGAACGACCCTCCCTACGGGACCGAGCGCAGCTACAACGCCCTCCGCTTGGCGGGTGCGCTCTCGCGCAAGGAAGGCGAGGAAGTAAAAGTATTCCTGATCGGCGACGCCGCCGCCTGCGCGAAGAAGGACCAGAAGGTTCCCCAGGGCTACTACAACCTGGAGCAAATGCTCCTCATCGTCTCGCGCCACAAGGGGGAGATCGGCGTGTGCGGCACCTGCATGGACGCGCGGGGTATCACCGACAGCGAGCTCGCGGAGGGAACGCGCCGCGGCACTCTGGAATATCTTACGGGCTGGACGCAGTGGGCGGAGAAGGTGCTCGTATTCTGA